One Paraburkholderia sp. IMGN_8 DNA window includes the following coding sequences:
- a CDS encoding LysR family transcriptional regulator — protein MNNLRRLDLNLLVTLDVLLSEHNVTRAAQRLNFSQPSVSVHLAKLRDVFGDPLLLPGPRGMRPTARAEELREPLRQALDALERAVSSASPFDPAEASHTWRVAAADYGELTVLLPALAGLRSVAPASRLAVLELFPSRVARQAEQGEIDLALHTSEGAPSGMHRRVLFKERYVLAGRAGHPRLKRRPTLAQFCALDHVIVSPDGGGFRGITDEVLAQAGLARRVVLSVPHFLFMMSVLASTDLVAMLPSRLARDTSVLRVVEPPVEVPGYEMAMLWHERSHRDPAHQWLREYIANSV, from the coding sequence ATGAATAATCTTCGAAGGCTGGACCTCAACCTGCTGGTCACACTTGATGTTTTGCTCTCCGAACATAATGTGACCCGCGCGGCACAACGGCTGAACTTCTCTCAACCATCGGTAAGCGTTCATCTCGCCAAGCTGAGGGATGTCTTTGGAGACCCGCTGTTGCTACCCGGGCCACGAGGAATGCGGCCCACTGCGAGAGCCGAGGAACTGCGCGAACCGTTGCGGCAGGCACTCGATGCACTTGAGCGCGCGGTGTCGTCTGCCAGTCCTTTTGATCCAGCCGAGGCCAGTCATACGTGGCGCGTTGCCGCTGCCGACTACGGCGAATTGACGGTTCTGCTGCCGGCGTTGGCAGGCTTGCGCTCGGTGGCGCCAGCTAGCCGGTTGGCGGTTCTGGAACTTTTTCCGTCGCGCGTAGCCAGGCAAGCGGAACAGGGGGAGATCGATCTTGCCCTCCATACCAGCGAGGGGGCGCCTTCCGGAATGCATCGGCGGGTGCTCTTTAAGGAGCGGTATGTTCTAGCCGGCCGCGCAGGTCACCCACGCTTGAAGCGCCGGCCCACGCTCGCGCAATTCTGCGCACTCGATCACGTGATCGTCTCGCCGGATGGTGGGGGATTTCGCGGCATCACGGATGAAGTGCTCGCCCAGGCGGGTCTCGCGCGCCGCGTTGTCCTCTCCGTTCCGCACTTCCTGTTCATGATGTCGGTCCTCGCGAGCACGGACCTCGTGGCGATGTTGCCTTCGCGCCTGGCTCGCGACACCAGCGTGCTGCGGGTGGTCGAGCCACCCGTCGAGGTACCTGGCTACGAGATGGCCATGCTCTGGCATGAGCGCTCCCATCGCGACCCCGCGCATCAGTGGCTGCGTGAGTACATTGCAAATTCGGTGTGA
- a CDS encoding NADPH-dependent F420 reductase yields MKIGILGAGFIGRALATLATNCGHEVMISNSRDPQTLTNTAAAIGCTPGTAEEAAKFGDVVVVAVPFRNIQALPAAALDGKIVIDTCNYYPERDGHIEALDNRTITTSQMMAAALPGAKVVKAFNAILAKDLETDGKPAGTPNRRALPLAGDDQEARRVVSALLDQFGFDPLDTGTLAGSWRFERAKPVYCIALDRAGLAAGLTAATRDGELPHGSWRR; encoded by the coding sequence ATGAAGATAGGCATTCTCGGCGCGGGTTTTATCGGCCGCGCATTGGCGACCCTGGCAACGAACTGCGGTCACGAGGTGATGATCAGCAATTCCCGCGATCCGCAGACCCTGACCAACACGGCCGCCGCGATCGGCTGCACGCCCGGCACCGCGGAAGAGGCCGCGAAGTTCGGCGACGTCGTGGTGGTCGCCGTGCCGTTCAGGAACATTCAGGCGCTGCCGGCCGCGGCGCTCGACGGCAAGATCGTCATCGATACCTGCAACTACTATCCGGAGCGTGACGGCCACATCGAAGCGCTCGACAATCGTACGATCACCACCAGTCAGATGATGGCCGCCGCGTTGCCGGGCGCCAAAGTGGTCAAAGCCTTCAACGCGATCCTCGCGAAGGATCTGGAAACGGACGGCAAGCCGGCCGGTACGCCGAACCGCCGCGCGCTCCCGCTCGCCGGCGACGATCAGGAGGCGAGGCGCGTGGTGAGCGCGCTTCTCGATCAGTTCGGTTTCGATCCGCTCGATACGGGCACGCTCGCCGGCAGCTGGCGCTTCGAGCGCGCCAAGCCGGTGTACTGCATTGCGCTGGACCGCGCGGGCCTCGCCGCCGGGCTGACCGCCGCCACGCGGGATGGCGAGTTACCACATGGGTCGTGGCGACGGTGA